Proteins encoded in a region of the Salvelinus sp. IW2-2015 linkage group LG27, ASM291031v2, whole genome shotgun sequence genome:
- the LOC111953259 gene encoding bucky ball-like, with the protein MDEGSKHPQSMESGQPNQRQVNHPRPFFYVQPASQPYDNMYHHHNQWHNMNNPYNHYGFPGSGVYPFGRPSPYMSAYPYMQYPGGYVVPHTPHMHPVDYRRMYEPPHFHLPPVHDPMFRQQQQQPHHHDHTQREVVCSEAQTDPSDALNKLIECLDKLRANEMQGSEKELDSGVVSQSSGIFSPDGERKSCKVVGDIHSGHGASCGKLEGSQLQSSFPMGRLFSVGNSTAAVYDGESSRRLGQEGWAVDSDEDPPLDSSSIHEENLDPQQHAEESLHCCSLENLCLPSAVSQSEDSPRPENIDNEAEDGTNPYGTSSTEGSRWQGHCSNLLSTQSLPSPLASDWQALEDTKCGEETFDVPDRKGLSKLDVDLSYQILHLPFDKVLTAGALQKDCSASSSSALLCGGLQASLSSSQLTNTSSPARHHYYSYYCPPQTAHGRLSVLSPSLDELSSREEMFSTDLEDMDRFPRSSVYAGRRFPAEVEHPREPGVKKVCPKSKKLLCACCGSSLLKGGASRVKVHHSPRVYADDEAGDSDEVVEQEQQSAMTCDESAHPTRVVVQKHSVPKKHQPLHIQQHPKPSCKRGQCREAVGPEEQQEEPAMVLVGAELEYYEGHVVEGGQDAGDKEHRTCKDGVCREGIETSELGRRERGTAKPRRKPHASLQERLALRKALWKPLVYQRVRDEENDNDDEEEEPPRCRRGKGSTKRGDKMLMSHH; encoded by the exons ATGGACG AAGGGAGCAAACACCCACAGTCGATGGAAAGCGGTCAGCCTAACCAGCGGCAGGTTAATCACCCAAGGCCCTTCTTCTATGTTCAGCCGGCTTCTCAACCTTACGACAACATGTATCATCATCACAATCAGTGGCATAATATGAATAACCCATACAACCACTATGGCTTTCCTGGTTCCG GAGTTTATCCATTTGGACGTCCTAGTCCATACATGTCCGCATACCCATACATGCAGTATCCTGGTGGATATGTTGTCCCACACACGCCACACATGCATCCAGTTGATTACAGACGCATGTATGAACCACCTCATTTTCATCTACCTCCTGTGCATGACCCCATGTTCcgccaacaacagcagcaaccacACCATCAT GATCACACCCAGAGAGAGGTGGTCTGTTCTGAGGCTCAGACGGACCCGAGTGATGCGCTAAACAAGCTCATAGAATGTCTGGACAAACTCCGGGCCAACGAGATGCAGGGTTCTGAGAAAGAGCTGGATTCCGGTGTCGTTTCCCAGTCTTCTGGAATATTCTCGCCAGACGGGGAAAGGAAATCTTGTAAGGTGGTGGGAGACATACACAGTGGTCATGGAGCCTCATGTGGTAAGTTGGAAGGCAGCCAATTGCAGTCGTCGTTTCCGATGGGCAGGTTGTTCAGCGTCGGTAATTCCACGGCGGCAGTCTATGACGGTGAGTCAAGCCGACGGCTGGGTCAGGAGGGCTGGGCTGTAGACTCTGACGAAGACCCCCCATTGGACAGCTCATCTATTCATGAGGAGAACCTGGACCCGCAGCAACATGCGGAGGAGTCTCTTCATTGCTGTTCTTTGGAAAATCTTTGCCTCCCGTCTGCTGTCTCGCAGTCAGAAGACAGCCCCAGACCTGAAAACATAGACAACGAGGCAGAGGATGGCACCAATCCATATGGTACCAGTTCCACTGAGGGATCTAGGTGGCAGGGCCACTGCTCCAACCTGCTCTCCACACAGTCACTACCATCCCCCTTAGCCTCTGACTGGCAAGCCTTAGAGGACACTAAATGTGGGGAAGAAACATTTGATGTTCCAGATAGGAAAGGTCTGTCTAAACTGGATGTTGACCTTTCCTACCAGATCCTCCATCTGCCCTTTGACAAG GTCCTGACAGCTGGAGCTCTGCAGAAGGACTGCTCTGCCAGCTccagctctgctctgctgtgtggaGGCCTCCAGGCTTCCCTGTCCTCCAGCCAGCTCACTAACACCTCCTCCCCAGCCCGTCaccactactactcctactactgccCCCCACAGACAGCCCACGGAAGGCTCAGCGTCCTCAGTCCCTCCCTGGATGAGCTCTCGTCCCGAGAGGAGATGTTCTCCACCGACCTGGAGGACATGGATCGATTTCCCAGAAGCTCCGTCTACGCAGGGAGGAGGTTCCCTGCGGAGGTCGAGCACCCCAGAGAGCCAGGGGTCAAGAAAGTCTGTCCTAAGTCCAAGAAGCTCTTGTGCGCCTGCTGTGGCTCGAGCCTGTTGAAAGGAGGGGCGAGCAGGGTTAAAGTTCATCACAGCCCAAGGGTGTACGCCGATGATGAGGCGGGGGATTCCGATGAAGTTGTTGAGCAGGAACAACAGTCTGCAATGACGTGTGATGAGAGCGCGCACCCCACTAGGGTGGTCGTGCAGAAGCACTCTGTCCCCAAGAAACACCAGCCTCTACACATCCAACAGCATCCCAAACCCAGCTGTAAGAGaggccagtgtagagaggctgtCGGACCAGAAGAGCAGCAGGAGGAACCAGCGATGGTGCTGGTGGGAGCAGAGCTGGAGTATTATGAAGGCCATGTGGTGGAAGGTGGGCAGGATGCAGGGGATAAGGAACACAGGACATGCAAAG ATGGAGTATGCAGAGAGGGCATTGAGACTTCAGAACTGGGTAGGCGGGAGAGAGGTACGGCCAAGCCCAGACGAAAACCACACGCCTCACTGCAAG AAAGACTGGCATTGAGGAAAGCTCTGTGGAAGCCATTGGTGTACCAGAGAGTGCGAGATGAGGAAAACGACAATGATGACGAGGAAGAGGAGCCACCACGATGTCGCAGGGGAAAAg GGTCCACcaagagaggagacaagatgtTAATGTCACACCATTGA